One segment of Planctomycetota bacterium DNA contains the following:
- a CDS encoding rRNA pseudouridine synthase, with protein MRRRSASAHPFTDDRRGERIQKVLAQAGVASRRECEAMVAEARVRVNGIIIDALPAWVDARTDKIEVDGRPIRRADPHVYIMLYKPKGIVCTNVDPEGRRRVIDLVQHPLQTRLFPVGRLEIDASGLVLLTNDGEFANRLTHPRYEVSKTFELVVAGRLDDAAVSRIESELFPSKRSRTDDPEKRSRVTVLSREAGRTTMLMEIRDGKNTEIRLTMLRIGYPLKRLRQIAIGPLQLRGITVGAWRELSAAEFASLKKAAFKPTASRTRPDERGEAEESSAQAAKPALKFGAKPMFKPAVKGKPFAKPTPRPASRAPQRPAKPSRPRP; from the coding sequence ATGCGTCGACGATCCGCCAGCGCCCATCCCTTCACCGATGACCGACGCGGCGAGCGCATCCAGAAGGTGCTGGCCCAGGCCGGCGTCGCCAGCCGCCGCGAATGCGAGGCGATGGTGGCGGAGGCGCGGGTGCGCGTCAACGGCATCATCATCGACGCGCTGCCTGCGTGGGTGGACGCCCGCACGGACAAGATCGAAGTGGACGGGCGGCCCATCCGCCGCGCCGATCCGCACGTCTACATCATGCTCTACAAGCCCAAGGGAATCGTCTGCACCAATGTGGATCCCGAGGGGCGGCGGCGCGTGATCGACCTGGTGCAGCATCCGCTGCAGACCCGACTTTTCCCGGTGGGGCGGCTGGAGATCGACGCCAGCGGGCTGGTGCTGCTGACCAACGACGGCGAATTCGCCAACCGGCTCACCCATCCGCGCTACGAGGTTTCCAAGACTTTCGAGCTGGTGGTGGCGGGCAGGCTCGACGACGCGGCGGTCTCGCGCATCGAGTCGGAGCTCTTTCCCTCCAAGCGCAGCAGGACCGATGATCCGGAGAAGCGTTCGCGCGTGACCGTGCTCAGCCGCGAGGCGGGGCGCACCACCATGCTCATGGAGATCCGCGACGGCAAGAACACCGAGATCCGCCTCACCATGCTCCGCATCGGCTATCCGCTGAAGCGCCTCCGCCAGATCGCGATCGGGCCGCTCCAGCTGCGCGGCATCACGGTGGGGGCGTGGCGGGAATTGTCCGCCGCCGAATTCGCGAGCCTGAAGAAGGCGGCCTTCAAGCCGACCGCTTCGCGCACGCGGCCCGACGAGCGCGGCGAGGCGGAGGAGTCATCGGCGCAGGCTGCGAAGCCTGCGTTGAAATTCGGTGCGAAGCCCATGTTCAAGCCCGCCGTGAAAGGCAAGCCATTCGCCAAACCGACTCCGCGACCTGCTTCAAGGGCCCCGCAAAGACCGGCGAAGCCGAGCCGCCCTCGCCCGTAG
- a CDS encoding zinc ribbon domain-containing protein, translating into MPIYEYANDTDEEVIELLRPMADADKPVEDPAGRNRKFMRRHSVFGVVGAGASAEAPMPSGGCCPCGKSQSMCGRN; encoded by the coding sequence ATGCCCATCTACGAGTACGCCAATGACACCGACGAGGAAGTGATCGAGCTGCTGCGGCCCATGGCCGATGCGGACAAGCCGGTCGAGGATCCCGCGGGCAGGAATCGCAAGTTCATGCGGCGCCACAGCGTGTTCGGCGTCGTGGGTGCCGGCGCATCCGCGGAAGCCCCGATGCCGTCCGGTGGCTGCTGCCCCTGCGGCAAGTCGCAGTCCATGTGCGGGCGAAATTGA
- a CDS encoding YihY family inner membrane protein yields MSDPIPLTLESLNARLARFMKFLRFCVRWIAKDRATQMASALAYRTLLGLLPVLIVATLIFKSVAGNNFAPMVADGLQGLGLQNMKIIAPGSDGKEVGMDEWLLGIVSDAAKLDLSALGIVGASVLLFSSIWVVITIEESFNMICRTAHGRSWTRRFITYWFALTAGPLLLGALPIVGSYVTASADMLPNWGWLLWVVRSLWGFFVLWLLLLLAYTAVPSSPPHFKFAAAGALVSALGLELGRHFLGLYVSKTLSLSLIYGSLGLVPVFMFWLYAMWLVVLGGLQAAVLWDVFGKRGWEQMAIDEGPTLADPGVAVAIMRHVVASYAKGTPATLASISQSVGLSSAITLLLMERLLGRGLLLYVADGEHYVPGRPGGEILMADALRVGFESCNGTLGCVDPSLQELRNAQVQSLANRTLALPEGG; encoded by the coding sequence ATGAGCGATCCCATCCCCCTCACACTCGAGAGCTTGAACGCTCGGCTGGCTCGATTCATGAAATTCCTGCGTTTTTGCGTGCGCTGGATCGCCAAGGATCGCGCCACCCAGATGGCCAGCGCCCTCGCCTACCGCACGCTGCTGGGGCTGCTGCCGGTGCTGATCGTGGCCACGCTGATCTTCAAGTCGGTGGCCGGCAATAATTTCGCGCCCATGGTCGCCGATGGCCTGCAGGGGCTGGGCCTGCAGAACATGAAGATCATCGCCCCGGGTTCCGACGGCAAGGAAGTGGGGATGGATGAGTGGCTGCTGGGCATCGTCTCCGACGCCGCCAAGCTCGACCTCTCGGCGCTGGGCATCGTCGGCGCCAGCGTGCTCCTCTTCAGCTCGATCTGGGTGGTGATCACCATCGAGGAGAGCTTCAACATGATCTGCCGCACCGCCCATGGCCGGAGCTGGACGCGGCGCTTCATCACCTACTGGTTCGCGCTGACCGCCGGACCGCTGCTGCTGGGCGCGCTGCCGATCGTCGGCTCCTACGTGACCGCGTCGGCGGACATGCTGCCCAACTGGGGATGGCTGCTTTGGGTGGTCCGATCGCTGTGGGGATTCTTCGTGCTCTGGTTGTTGCTGCTGCTGGCTTACACCGCCGTGCCGAGCTCGCCGCCGCACTTCAAGTTCGCCGCCGCGGGCGCCCTGGTGAGCGCGCTGGGCCTCGAGCTGGGGCGGCATTTCCTGGGCCTCTACGTCAGCAAGACCCTGAGCCTGAGCCTGATCTACGGATCGCTGGGCTTGGTGCCGGTCTTCATGTTCTGGCTCTACGCGATGTGGCTGGTGGTTCTGGGCGGGCTGCAGGCGGCCGTGCTCTGGGATGTCTTTGGCAAGCGCGGCTGGGAGCAGATGGCGATCGACGAGGGTCCGACGCTCGCCGATCCCGGCGTCGCCGTCGCCATCATGCGCCACGTGGTCGCCAGCTACGCCAAGGGAACGCCCGCGACGCTGGCCAGCATTTCGCAATCGGTCGGTTTGTCCAGCGCGATCACGCTGCTGCTGATGGAGCGGCTGCTGGGGCGCGGATTGCTGCTCTACGTCGCCGACGGCGAGCACTACGTGCCCGGCCGGCCCGGCGGGGAGATCCTGATGGCCGACGCGCTGCGGGTGGGCTTCGAGTCCTGCAATGGAACCCTGGGATGCGTGGATCCCTCGCTGCAGGAACTTCGCAATGCCCAGGTGCAGTCGCTCGCCAATCGCACGCTCGCCCTGCCCGAGGGGGGCTGA
- a CDS encoding DUF429 domain-containing protein: MILHGIDFSGAASGGAAKIRVVERDLLKRHEPIRSKGRMDRNGLVRHILESAKDGQPHLFRIDAPFGLALESLRQFDVAPTWSAMAEWLRDFKDPRIWRTAIRKISREEPRRECDRVFRTPMAPMNLRVFKQTWTLIAEVLKPLSEAGIRIEPVVRGETSNHVTVCEGCPASILKLLGLPDHGCKGAGLPPQNLRERLVRELDQEHLRVTDRIGQEAIADTEGDLLDAMLLLTDPLQWIPPATAAVEGWIY; encoded by the coding sequence ATGATTCTGCACGGCATCGATTTTTCGGGGGCGGCCTCCGGCGGCGCCGCCAAGATCCGCGTGGTCGAGCGCGACCTGCTCAAGCGCCACGAGCCCATCCGATCCAAGGGACGCATGGACCGCAACGGCCTGGTGCGCCACATCCTTGAATCCGCGAAGGATGGCCAGCCGCATCTCTTCCGCATCGACGCGCCCTTCGGCCTCGCCCTGGAATCGCTGCGGCAGTTCGATGTCGCGCCCACCTGGAGCGCCATGGCGGAGTGGTTGCGGGACTTCAAGGATCCTCGCATCTGGCGGACGGCGATCCGCAAGATTTCGCGCGAGGAGCCCCGGCGCGAGTGCGACCGGGTCTTCCGCACGCCGATGGCGCCGATGAATCTGCGCGTCTTCAAGCAGACCTGGACCTTGATCGCGGAGGTGCTCAAGCCGCTTTCGGAAGCGGGCATCCGCATCGAGCCGGTTGTTCGCGGCGAGACCTCAAACCATGTCACCGTCTGCGAAGGCTGTCCCGCGAGCATTCTGAAGCTGCTCGGGCTTCCGGACCATGGCTGCAAGGGCGCGGGGCTTCCACCCCAAAACTTGCGCGAGCGGCTGGTGCGTGAGCTCGACCAGGAACATCTGCGTGTCACCGACCGGATCGGCCAGGAAGCCATCGCGGATACTGAGGGCGACCTGCTCGACGCCATGCTGCTGCTGACCGATCCGCTGCAATGGATTCCGCCCGCGACGGCCGCCGTCGAAGGCTGGATTTACTAG